The Thermococcus sp. Bubb.Bath genome contains the following window.
ATCAAGAGGGCAAGGAAATCATTTTTTCTGATTCTCTGCCAGCTTCTCTTTGATGAACTGCTTGAGCACGTAGGGGCACTGCTCTTGGATAAACTGGGCGAACTCCCTTATCCTCTGCACGGTTATCTCACTGACGTAGTGCTCGAACTGACAGGCGTCGTGCTCCGCTATCTCTGGCGGAATACCGAGGATGTCTATGAAGAACTGCGTGAGGAGGAGGTGCTTTGAGTACGTTGTTTCGGCTATTTCTTTGCCCTTCTCGGTAAGCAGAATCCTGTCGTATTTCTCGTATTCAACTAGGCCCTTTTCGTTGAGCTTTTTAAGCGCATCGACGACGCTCGGCGGCTTTACGCGCATCATCTTAGCTATGTCCTTAACCCGAATGATTCCTTTGTTCTTGTGGAGGATGTATATAGT
Protein-coding sequences here:
- a CDS encoding metal-dependent transcriptional regulator gives rise to the protein TIYILHKNKGIIRVKDIAKMMRVKPPSVVDALKKLNEKGLVEYEKYDRILLTEKGKEIAETTYSKHLLLTQFFIDILGIPPEIAEHDACQFEHYVSEITVQRIREFAQFIQEQCPYVLKQFIKEKLAENQKK